Proteins co-encoded in one Methanosarcinales archaeon Met12 genomic window:
- a CDS encoding dihydroorotate dehydrogenase electron transfer subunit has product MMATNVRITDIVEETPSTKTFFLDASLDYIPGQYVMVWIHGVDEIPMSLSYPNAITVQKVGDATSALFKLKAGDRIGVRGPLGNGFVLKGKSILLVGGGVGTAPLAPLAEKAKNKNISVKALIGAKTDRELLFVERFEKSGDISIATDDGSRGYKGTIIEVVSKLDLQEFEGIYSCGPERMMSQVLNIAKNTGMTRMAQFSLHRYIKCGIGVCGSCCIDPSGLRVCRDGPVFNGEQLMDSEFGKYMRDGSGRRILI; this is encoded by the coding sequence ATGATGGCGACGAACGTCAGAATAACGGATATCGTAGAGGAGACTCCGTCCACCAAGACGTTTTTTTTAGATGCGTCCTTGGACTATATCCCGGGGCAGTACGTAATGGTATGGATTCATGGAGTAGATGAGATACCGATGAGCCTGTCGTATCCGAATGCCATCACCGTCCAAAAAGTAGGAGACGCCACTTCCGCTCTGTTTAAACTGAAGGCTGGCGATCGGATTGGGGTCAGAGGACCTCTTGGAAATGGGTTTGTACTCAAAGGCAAATCAATCCTGTTAGTTGGCGGCGGTGTTGGAACTGCACCGTTGGCGCCACTGGCAGAAAAGGCGAAAAATAAGAATATAAGTGTAAAGGCATTAATCGGTGCCAAAACAGATAGAGAATTGTTGTTCGTGGAACGATTTGAAAAAAGTGGAGATATATCCATCGCTACAGATGATGGATCCAGAGGATATAAGGGAACCATCATCGAAGTTGTGAGCAAACTTGACCTCCAAGAATTCGAAGGGATATATTCCTGCGGACCTGAAAGGATGATGTCCCAGGTGTTGAATATTGCAAAAAATACAGGCATGACGAGGATGGCGCAGTTCAGCCTCCATCGCTATATCAAGTGTGGGATTGGTGTCTGCGGGTCGTGCTGCATCGACCCGTCTGGACTGAGGGTCTGCAGAGATGGCCCCGTGTTTAACGGAGAACAGCTGATGGATTCGGAATTTGGCAAATATATGAGGGATGGAAGCGGACGGAGGATACTGATTTGA
- a CDS encoding valine--tRNA ligase, with amino-acid sequence MIGRFSLPKEYDPTVIEPKWQERWEESEQYRFDPDADGQVYVLDTPPPFTSGSLHIGHVLNHTWIDIVARYKRMRGYNVLLPQGFDCHGLPTELAVEERVSKRDIAKFRSACVDWTSHCIDRMKEQFRKLGYSADWSREYRTMSPKYITKVQYSLLKFNELGLVYRKRHPIHYCWNCRTALAKAELGYKDEKGNLTHIQLKVDGDHLTIATTRPELMCACVAVMVHPGDKRYNKYVGKTAWLPLYDRDVPVIADEDVDPKFGTGAVYVCTYGDEQDMAWQQKYSLPMVVAIDQNGLMKEVAGRYSGMSMSECQKHIIADLKAMGAITRQNTIEHRVLVHSERSSCQKPVELIPTPQWFIRVKDRADDVIKAAKEMDWYPQYMFQRLVDWAESLEWDWVISRQRVFGTPIPFWYCEKCDNVIAPVVNDLPVNPAIDKAPVDACPCCGSKDIKGSIDVCDCWVDSSITPLIASDWLGDEFDKLYPTSIRPQGYEIIRTWLFYTIYRCLVLTGKPPFGDVLVNGMVQGEDGKKMSKSMGNVIEPDEIIAEFGVDPIRQWAATASLGEDYPFEWKEVVYGKRFLTKMWNIVRFSIPHYSATTPKKLSIIDQWMLSKLNRLVREVTADLDKYEFKTLQKIRDFAWSDLADNYIEMIKHRLYGDDPNAKIAAQHTLRTVINTMVLMLAPFIPHFAEEVHPYCSNSRGSIHLCKWPEADESLIDHDAEVCGDLIRDVTGAIRRYKAEQGMPLNAELERIEIYAGNGLEQGIDDIKGTTCAKNVDIVKGAPEFDERIVDIKPNMSVLGPLYRGKVGAIMEALKNDLPRVAEQVKAGTISIEVDGETIELDAGSIEIKKEFISKGRAVDVLQVGDVVIAITKPKC; translated from the coding sequence TTGATAGGACGTTTCAGCTTGCCAAAAGAATATGACCCAACTGTCATTGAACCCAAATGGCAAGAAAGATGGGAAGAATCGGAGCAGTACCGCTTTGACCCAGATGCAGATGGCCAGGTATATGTCCTCGATACTCCCCCTCCATTTACATCGGGCTCCCTCCACATAGGACATGTACTCAATCACACCTGGATAGATATTGTCGCCAGATATAAACGCATGCGGGGTTACAACGTTTTGCTCCCCCAGGGCTTTGACTGCCACGGTCTGCCCACTGAGCTGGCCGTCGAAGAGAGAGTTTCCAAGCGCGATATAGCAAAATTTCGTAGCGCATGTGTGGATTGGACCTCGCACTGCATCGACAGGATGAAGGAGCAGTTCAGAAAACTAGGATATTCTGCCGATTGGTCCCGAGAGTACCGAACCATGTCCCCCAAGTATATCACCAAAGTCCAATACTCTTTGCTCAAGTTCAACGAGTTAGGATTGGTTTACAGAAAACGCCACCCGATTCATTATTGTTGGAACTGCAGGACTGCACTTGCAAAAGCAGAACTCGGATATAAAGATGAAAAAGGCAATCTTACGCACATACAGTTGAAAGTCGATGGAGACCATTTGACGATCGCTACGACCAGACCAGAATTGATGTGCGCCTGCGTTGCAGTCATGGTGCATCCCGGTGACAAGAGGTACAACAAATACGTTGGAAAAACCGCATGGCTGCCCCTCTACGATAGAGATGTACCGGTCATCGCAGATGAGGATGTCGACCCCAAATTTGGTACTGGCGCAGTGTATGTCTGTACATATGGCGATGAACAGGATATGGCATGGCAGCAGAAATATTCACTGCCCATGGTCGTCGCAATTGATCAAAACGGGTTGATGAAAGAAGTTGCCGGCAGATACAGCGGCATGAGCATGTCTGAATGTCAGAAACACATTATAGCAGACCTAAAGGCGATGGGTGCCATCACAAGGCAAAATACAATAGAACACAGAGTATTGGTCCACTCGGAACGCTCCAGTTGCCAGAAACCTGTCGAACTGATTCCGACACCACAGTGGTTCATCAGGGTCAAAGACCGGGCTGATGATGTTATTAAAGCCGCCAAGGAGATGGACTGGTATCCCCAGTATATGTTCCAGCGGCTCGTCGACTGGGCAGAGTCACTTGAATGGGACTGGGTAATCTCAAGACAGAGAGTGTTTGGAACGCCCATTCCGTTCTGGTACTGCGAGAAATGCGACAATGTGATTGCCCCGGTGGTTAATGACCTCCCTGTAAACCCGGCGATAGATAAAGCACCGGTTGATGCGTGCCCCTGCTGTGGCTCAAAAGACATAAAAGGCAGCATAGATGTGTGCGACTGTTGGGTCGACAGTTCGATAACCCCCCTCATAGCCAGCGATTGGCTCGGTGACGAGTTTGATAAGCTCTATCCCACGTCGATCAGACCACAAGGGTATGAAATCATTCGAACCTGGCTGTTCTACACGATATACCGCTGTCTCGTTTTGACTGGAAAACCACCGTTCGGGGATGTTTTGGTCAATGGGATGGTGCAAGGAGAAGATGGCAAGAAGATGAGCAAAAGTATGGGCAACGTCATCGAGCCGGATGAAATTATCGCTGAGTTCGGCGTGGACCCGATCAGGCAATGGGCTGCTACCGCCTCGCTGGGAGAGGATTATCCATTCGAGTGGAAGGAGGTCGTGTATGGGAAACGATTCCTGACGAAGATGTGGAACATCGTTCGGTTCAGCATTCCTCATTATTCTGCTACAACCCCAAAAAAACTGAGCATCATCGACCAGTGGATGCTTAGCAAGCTAAACAGATTGGTCCGGGAAGTCACAGCCGATTTAGATAAATATGAGTTCAAGACGCTCCAGAAGATCAGGGATTTTGCTTGGAGCGACCTGGCAGATAACTACATTGAGATGATAAAGCACCGACTATACGGCGATGACCCGAATGCAAAAATAGCTGCGCAACATACGCTGAGGACTGTCATCAATACGATGGTGTTGATGTTGGCGCCGTTTATCCCCCATTTTGCCGAGGAGGTGCATCCTTACTGTTCCAACTCCAGGGGCAGCATCCACCTGTGTAAGTGGCCAGAGGCGGATGAGTCACTAATAGACCATGATGCCGAGGTGTGCGGTGATTTGATCAGGGATGTGACAGGTGCAATCAGGAGATATAAAGCCGAGCAGGGTATGCCACTCAACGCCGAACTGGAGAGAATCGAGATATATGCCGGCAATGGACTTGAACAGGGCATCGACGACATCAAGGGAACGACCTGTGCAAAGAACGTCGACATCGTGAAGGGAGCTCCGGAATTCGATGAGAGAATAGTCGACATCAAGCCCAACATGAGTGTCCTTGGACCGCTGTACAGGGGGAAGGTCGGCGCGATAATGGAAGCGCTGAAGAACGACCTCCCAAGAGTTGCAGAACAGGTCAAAGCCGGCACCATATCGATAGAAGTGGATGGCGAAACGATAGAACTGGACGCAGGGAGCATCGAGATAAAGAAGGAGTTCATCTCAAAAGGAAGGGCTGTCGATGTGCTCCAGGTTGGGGATGTGGTGATTGCGATTACAAAACCAAAATGTTAA
- the tmk gene encoding dTMP kinase, with protein sequence MKRHMQKGVLITFEGIDGSGKSTIAKKVVARLHDEYDVLLTTEPTHTWIGNVVRRSTSFDADPLAEFFLFMADHAEHIAKVVKPALDEGKIIISDRYSDSRYAYQGVTLAKFAQQVNRFDDPMQWIKMLHEGWTITPNLTFLFIVAPDIALNRCNQRSMQSKSRKDYNSRSFPNCDMSKSKFENLEFLQKVQDNFLKLYDEEPERFVKVDAEKGIDEIEKEVVGKILKYLRMRGP encoded by the coding sequence ATGAAAAGACACATGCAAAAGGGCGTTCTCATCACGTTTGAGGGCATCGATGGGTCTGGAAAGAGTACCATAGCGAAAAAGGTCGTAGCACGCTTGCACGACGAGTATGACGTTTTGCTCACCACAGAGCCAACTCATACCTGGATAGGGAATGTGGTCAGGCGTTCGACATCCTTTGATGCCGACCCATTGGCAGAATTCTTTCTTTTTATGGCAGACCATGCAGAACACATTGCTAAGGTCGTTAAGCCGGCTTTGGACGAAGGGAAAATCATAATATCCGACCGTTATTCTGATAGCAGATATGCATATCAGGGTGTTACTCTTGCCAAATTTGCACAGCAGGTGAACAGATTCGACGACCCCATGCAATGGATTAAAATGCTCCACGAAGGTTGGACGATAACTCCCAATTTGACATTTTTATTTATTGTCGCTCCGGACATCGCACTAAATCGGTGCAATCAAAGGAGCATGCAGTCGAAATCCAGAAAGGATTACAACTCTCGCAGTTTTCCAAACTGCGACATGTCGAAATCTAAGTTCGAGAACCTCGAGTTTCTGCAAAAAGTGCAGGATAACTTTCTCAAGCTATATGATGAGGAGCCAGAGCGTTTTGTAAAGGTCGATGCAGAAAAGGGGATAGACGAAATAGAGAAAGAGGTGGTCGGAAAGATTCTTAAATATCTGCGAATGAGGGGACCATAA
- a CDS encoding HisA/HisF-related TIM barrel protein, translated as MFRIILALDILDGKVVHAVRGERHKYAPIDSVSHICRSSDPVEVVNRLRPMEVYVADLNRLMNKGDNLDVAVRIASVSRAMLDLGVKTMDDISLGLQIADKVVLGTETASLDILKAAPERTCVSIDIKHGKVLSSDPALRVSPVALIRELNDIHFDEVIILDMDRVGTGSGPDTALLRDIIELSDHPVLLGGGVGALRDLEILKELGAKGAIVATAIHNNSIPLDAIRRELK; from the coding sequence ATGTTTCGAATTATTTTGGCGCTTGACATACTCGACGGCAAGGTCGTCCACGCCGTCAGAGGAGAGCGGCATAAATATGCGCCCATTGATAGTGTTAGCCATATATGTCGTTCATCAGATCCAGTAGAAGTCGTAAACCGATTGAGGCCCATGGAGGTCTATGTTGCGGATTTGAATCGATTGATGAACAAGGGCGACAATCTCGATGTCGCAGTGCGAATCGCATCGGTTTCTCGTGCAATGCTCGATTTGGGTGTAAAAACCATGGACGACATATCTTTGGGACTTCAGATTGCAGATAAGGTAGTTCTTGGAACTGAAACGGCCTCTCTTGATATACTCAAGGCGGCACCAGAGAGGACTTGCGTGAGCATCGACATCAAACACGGCAAAGTTCTTTCGTCCGACCCAGCACTCAGGGTCTCTCCAGTTGCGCTGATTCGTGAATTAAACGATATACACTTTGACGAGGTCATCATTTTAGATATGGATCGGGTCGGGACGGGCTCAGGTCCAGATACGGCTCTCCTTAGGGACATTATCGAACTTTCCGACCATCCTGTCCTGCTAGGAGGAGGGGTCGGTGCGTTGAGAGATTTAGAAATCTTAAAGGAGCTGGGCGCTAAAGGAGCGATTGTCGCAACCGCGATTCACAACAACTCCATACCGCTGGATGCGATAAGGAGAGAGCTTAAATGA
- a CDS encoding (5-formylfuran-3-yl)methyl phosphate synthase yields MKLLISPIDIEEAKDAEAGGADIIDVKNPKEGSLGANFPWVISAVKKVVSKPLSATIGDFGFKPGTASLSALGAAVAGADFIKIGLFDISTKEQALTLLQNVKKAVKDYDSSKKVVAAAYADFERLNTLSPFDLPDVGQKAGIDIVMIDTGIKDGRGIFDFLSKGQVAEFTSSAKEVGLGTALAGSLGWGDIKTIHRISPDIIGIRGLVCGGDRNRRIQQKEVERLKKMICSI; encoded by the coding sequence ATGAAATTGCTGATCAGTCCAATCGATATAGAAGAGGCGAAAGATGCCGAGGCAGGTGGAGCAGATATCATCGACGTGAAGAATCCAAAAGAGGGTTCGCTTGGTGCAAATTTCCCATGGGTAATCAGCGCGGTTAAAAAAGTGGTGTCAAAACCGCTGAGTGCAACCATCGGAGATTTTGGATTTAAGCCAGGTACCGCTTCGCTATCCGCACTTGGTGCCGCTGTTGCTGGTGCGGATTTCATCAAGATCGGCTTGTTCGATATCAGTACAAAAGAACAGGCGTTGACTTTGCTCCAAAACGTCAAAAAAGCTGTTAAGGACTATGATTCCTCAAAAAAAGTCGTGGCAGCAGCATACGCCGACTTTGAAAGGCTGAACACACTCTCTCCGTTTGATTTGCCTGATGTCGGACAAAAAGCAGGCATCGACATCGTCATGATCGACACTGGCATCAAAGATGGCAGAGGCATATTTGATTTTCTGTCCAAAGGACAGGTTGCTGAATTTACATCAAGCGCCAAGGAGGTTGGACTTGGTACTGCACTGGCTGGGTCGCTCGGGTGGGGAGATATAAAAACCATCCATCGCATCTCCCCTGACATTATCGGGATACGGGGGCTTGTGTGCGGTGGTGATCGAAACAGAAGGATACAGCAAAAGGAAGTGGAACGGCTTAAAAAGATGATATGTAGCATTTAA
- the guaB gene encoding IMP dehydrogenase, with translation MFVDKLNVPSGITFDDVLLLPCKSNVEPDQVDVTSRMSKNVSLNIPIVSAAMDTVTEADMAIAMAHEGGIGVIHRNMSRERQVNEIREVKRADELLVRDVVTIAPNTSVQAVWHLMTKEKVSGIPVVGISKRLPTPSKSSDLVGVEVPLPKELSDGKLIGIVSRRDIRPIVESNPTKKVEKVMTKDLITGHEGIPLDDALERMYEHKIERLPIVDKKGNLKGMISMQDILHRHQHPRAIRDEEGRLMVAAAVGPFDVERAVALDAAGADVLVVDCAHAHNMNVVNSAKVIKKKVGADVVVGNIATAEAAEELVGFVDGIKVGVGPGSICTTRIVTGVGVPQLTAIASVVDVARKHKVPVIADGGMKYSGDIAKAIAVGANSVMVGNLIAGTDEAPGRTMTIKGRRYKQYRGMGSLGAMSGGESSDRYFQEKRGGLGSTKFVPEGVEGAIPYSGTVKDVTHQLVGGLKSAMGYIGAQNIGEMHKKARFIKITPSGYKEGHPHDVLITDEAPNYPIDE, from the coding sequence ATGTTTGTAGATAAACTCAATGTCCCCTCAGGAATTACTTTTGATGATGTTTTGCTTTTGCCATGCAAATCCAATGTCGAACCAGATCAAGTAGACGTAACGTCACGCATGTCAAAAAATGTTTCCCTCAACATTCCAATCGTAAGCGCGGCAATGGACACCGTGACCGAGGCCGATATGGCAATTGCCATGGCGCACGAAGGCGGCATCGGCGTGATTCATCGAAACATGAGCAGGGAACGACAGGTAAACGAAATTCGTGAGGTAAAAAGAGCCGATGAACTGCTGGTACGAGACGTGGTGACGATTGCGCCCAACACCTCCGTCCAGGCCGTGTGGCACCTTATGACAAAGGAAAAGGTCAGTGGAATTCCCGTTGTTGGAATCTCCAAGAGATTACCAACTCCGTCTAAATCTTCGGATTTAGTCGGTGTTGAAGTCCCGCTTCCGAAGGAATTGTCCGATGGAAAACTAATAGGTATCGTCAGTCGACGGGACATTCGACCTATTGTCGAATCGAATCCAACAAAAAAAGTTGAAAAGGTGATGACGAAGGATTTGATCACAGGGCATGAAGGCATTCCACTCGATGACGCGCTTGAGCGAATGTACGAGCATAAAATAGAGCGTTTGCCAATCGTGGACAAAAAAGGTAATCTCAAAGGCATGATATCTATGCAGGATATCCTGCACCGGCATCAGCACCCCAGGGCGATCAGGGATGAAGAAGGACGCCTCATGGTGGCAGCTGCAGTGGGCCCTTTTGACGTAGAAAGGGCGGTTGCACTGGATGCCGCAGGAGCCGATGTGCTCGTGGTGGACTGTGCACACGCACATAATATGAACGTGGTGAATTCTGCCAAGGTGATTAAGAAAAAAGTCGGTGCCGACGTCGTGGTGGGGAACATCGCGACGGCAGAGGCTGCAGAAGAATTGGTCGGTTTTGTAGACGGCATCAAAGTTGGTGTTGGTCCTGGGTCTATCTGTACCACACGGATAGTGACCGGGGTCGGCGTCCCACAATTAACTGCAATCGCTTCAGTTGTAGACGTGGCCAGAAAACATAAAGTGCCGGTAATCGCTGACGGCGGGATGAAGTATTCTGGCGATATCGCAAAGGCCATAGCAGTAGGAGCAAACTCAGTCATGGTTGGCAACCTCATTGCAGGCACGGATGAAGCGCCAGGTAGGACCATGACCATCAAAGGGCGGCGATACAAGCAGTACAGGGGCATGGGCTCACTCGGCGCCATGAGTGGCGGAGAGAGTTCAGATCGATATTTCCAAGAAAAAAGAGGGGGGCTTGGCAGCACCAAGTTCGTGCCAGAAGGGGTTGAGGGGGCCATACCATACAGCGGCACCGTTAAAGATGTGACACATCAGTTAGTTGGGGGGTTGAAATCTGCAATGGGGTATATAGGCGCGCAAAATATCGGAGAGATGCATAAAAAGGCAAGATTTATCAAGATTACGCCATCCGGATATAAGGAGGGGCATCCACATGATGTCTTGATTACGGATGAGGCTCCGAATTACCCGATAGACGAGTGA
- a CDS encoding CDC48 family AAA ATPase has translation MPEEITLRVAEAYHRDAGRGIARIDIKDMDNLGVVSGDIIEIHGKQTAAAIIWPGYPEDGEGIIRIDGNIRSNVGVGIGDKIGIRRVEAKHAKSLIIAPTQPVRIVGGEQYLARVLDGRPVFKGQKMRIDLMPGNPLTFIITGTRPAGTVICTKNTEIVLKEKPVEEGRLVPQIAYEDIGGLKREIALVREMIELPLRHPELFQKLGIEPPKGILLHGPPGTGKTLIAKAVASETDANFTHISGPEIMSKYYGESEQRLREVFEEAREDAPSIIFIDEIDSIAPKREEVTGEVERRVVAQLLSLMDGLEARGEVIVIAATNRPNAIDEALRRGGRFDREIEIGIPDRTGRLEVLQVHTRGMPLAEEVDLKEIADITHGFVGADMAALCKEAAMHALRRILPEIDIEEEIPPEIMEKLQITRGDFYEALKNIEPSALREVFVEVPHVEWNDVGGLDEVKQEIIEAVEWPLKYHEAFEEINITPPKGILLHGPPGTGKTLLAKAIANKSESNFISIKGPELLSKYVGESEKAVRETFRKAKQAAPTIIFFDEIDAITPIRGGSFGDSHVTERVVSQILTELDGLEELKDVIVIAATNRPDMIDPALLRPGRIDKLIYVPPPNEDARKDIFAVHLKGKPIDGNVNLNSLAEATEGYVGADIEAICRGASMLALKEIIQSNMGQKAVKDGVKRIKIKKEHFDEAMKQIKASAEKVTFKKGVDKI, from the coding sequence ATGCCAGAAGAAATAACATTGCGGGTTGCGGAAGCATACCATAGAGATGCTGGAAGGGGCATCGCCAGAATCGATATAAAAGACATGGATAACCTCGGGGTGGTGAGCGGAGATATAATCGAAATTCATGGTAAACAAACGGCTGCGGCGATTATCTGGCCAGGATATCCGGAAGATGGAGAGGGCATAATACGGATAGATGGCAACATCAGGAGTAATGTCGGAGTTGGCATAGGCGACAAGATCGGAATAAGGAGAGTGGAGGCTAAACATGCCAAGAGTCTCATAATCGCTCCAACACAACCGGTGAGAATCGTCGGTGGCGAGCAATATTTGGCGCGGGTGCTTGATGGACGCCCAGTATTCAAAGGGCAAAAAATGAGAATAGATTTAATGCCTGGCAATCCGCTTACTTTTATAATCACAGGAACTCGGCCAGCTGGAACCGTGATCTGCACGAAGAACACGGAGATCGTTTTGAAGGAGAAGCCGGTTGAAGAGGGGCGTCTGGTTCCCCAAATCGCGTATGAGGATATCGGCGGATTAAAACGTGAGATCGCCCTTGTAAGAGAGATGATAGAGCTTCCATTGAGACACCCAGAGCTGTTCCAGAAGCTGGGCATAGAACCGCCCAAGGGGATTTTGTTGCATGGGCCACCAGGAACTGGAAAGACGCTCATCGCAAAAGCGGTCGCCAGCGAAACAGATGCCAATTTTACACATATCAGTGGTCCCGAGATCATGAGTAAATACTATGGCGAGAGCGAGCAGCGCCTTCGTGAAGTGTTCGAGGAGGCACGCGAAGATGCTCCATCGATAATATTCATCGATGAGATCGACTCGATTGCACCCAAGAGGGAGGAAGTGACCGGGGAGGTCGAACGCAGGGTCGTTGCGCAGTTATTGTCCCTGATGGATGGGTTGGAAGCAAGGGGAGAAGTCATAGTAATCGCTGCTACGAACAGACCAAATGCCATCGATGAGGCACTCAGACGCGGGGGACGATTTGACAGAGAGATTGAAATCGGCATCCCGGATAGAACTGGGCGACTTGAAGTCCTGCAGGTACACACGAGAGGGATGCCTCTGGCAGAGGAAGTTGACCTTAAGGAAATAGCAGATATCACACATGGATTCGTGGGTGCAGACATGGCCGCTCTGTGTAAAGAGGCGGCAATGCACGCACTGCGCAGAATCCTTCCTGAAATCGATATCGAGGAGGAGATACCTCCAGAGATTATGGAAAAGCTACAGATAACAAGGGGTGATTTCTACGAAGCTCTGAAGAACATCGAGCCGAGCGCACTGAGAGAGGTGTTCGTGGAGGTGCCGCATGTAGAGTGGAACGATGTCGGCGGATTAGACGAAGTAAAACAGGAGATTATAGAGGCAGTAGAATGGCCACTCAAATATCATGAGGCATTTGAGGAGATTAACATCACTCCACCAAAAGGTATTTTATTACATGGTCCGCCAGGAACTGGAAAGACGCTCCTCGCAAAAGCCATAGCAAATAAGAGCGAATCTAATTTCATCAGCATCAAAGGACCTGAACTGTTGAGCAAATATGTCGGGGAGTCGGAGAAGGCCGTGAGAGAGACTTTCAGGAAGGCAAAACAAGCTGCACCTACGATCATATTCTTCGATGAGATCGACGCGATCACCCCTATCCGGGGCGGAAGTTTTGGGGATTCCCATGTAACCGAACGAGTGGTAAGCCAGATATTGACGGAGTTGGACGGTCTTGAAGAACTTAAAGATGTAATCGTAATCGCTGCAACCAACAGGCCCGACATGATCGATCCGGCGTTATTGCGACCGGGCAGGATAGATAAATTAATATATGTTCCACCCCCAAATGAGGATGCGCGCAAAGATATATTTGCTGTCCATCTAAAAGGCAAACCAATTGATGGTAATGTAAATCTGAATTCGCTCGCAGAAGCCACGGAAGGATATGTTGGTGCTGACATTGAAGCGATATGTCGAGGGGCATCCATGTTGGCACTCAAGGAGATTATACAATCAAATATGGGCCAAAAAGCCGTAAAGGATGGTGTCAAGAGGATTAAAATCAAGAAGGAGCATTTTGATGAGGCCATGAAACAAATTAAAGCGAGCGCAGAAAAAGTCACATTTAAAAAAGGAGTTGATAAGATATGA
- a CDS encoding Hsp20/alpha crystallin family protein codes for MRRKRRDRRNPFDMFSNFDEIFEHLLEGMTSTDEQEPFIYGFSMTHRLGEEPVIREFGNIRPHCGGFDIGERKLIIDVFESEDEIQVVAEIPGVEKENIKLDATETSLGINAKTEDREYSEHVNLPAKVDPNSAKASYRNGVLEVILKRVEPVELKERRKSINVE; via the coding sequence ATGAGAAGAAAAAGAAGAGATAGAAGAAACCCATTCGATATGTTCAGCAATTTCGATGAGATATTCGAGCACCTATTAGAAGGTATGACGTCTACCGATGAACAAGAGCCATTTATCTATGGATTCTCAATGACCCATAGACTAGGAGAGGAACCGGTGATACGAGAGTTCGGAAACATACGGCCGCATTGTGGAGGCTTTGATATAGGCGAGCGGAAACTCATCATCGATGTGTTTGAATCAGAGGATGAAATCCAGGTAGTAGCCGAAATACCTGGTGTCGAGAAGGAAAATATCAAACTTGATGCGACCGAGACGTCACTGGGCATCAACGCCAAGACCGAGGATCGCGAGTATTCTGAACATGTCAACCTTCCTGCAAAAGTAGACCCAAATAGTGCAAAGGCCAGCTACAGGAATGGCGTGCTCGAAGTAATCCTCAAGCGGGTTGAACCAGTTGAACTAAAAGAGAGACGGAAATCCATTAACGTAGAGTAA
- a CDS encoding twin-arginine translocase TatA/TatE family subunit, producing MIGPHELIIIGVIIILLFGASKIPELARSLGKSVGEFKKAQKESEIKLSEFERSIKDSVTPHEKKDKVHKMAKGLGIETEGKTEDELLDEVQDILSKREHVEN from the coding sequence ATGATAGGGCCACATGAGTTGATAATTATAGGCGTAATCATTATATTGCTGTTCGGCGCGTCCAAAATCCCAGAGCTAGCACGCTCTCTTGGCAAGTCCGTGGGCGAATTTAAAAAGGCGCAGAAAGAATCGGAAATAAAATTGAGCGAATTTGAACGCTCTATCAAAGACAGCGTCACTCCCCACGAAAAAAAGGATAAGGTCCATAAAATGGCAAAAGGACTTGGAATCGAAACAGAGGGCAAGACCGAGGACGAATTGCTCGATGAGGTTCAGGATATATTAAGCAAACGAGAACACGTCGAAAATTAG
- a CDS encoding twin-arginine translocase TatA/TatE family subunit, giving the protein MIGMQELLVIFTLVLLLFGANKLPELARSLGQFMGEFKKAQKEAEYELSEFQHSKKAADQAKIIRIQKLAKDLGIETEGKTEDELLDEVQQTLSKQSVAKKQNV; this is encoded by the coding sequence ATGATAGGAATGCAAGAGCTTCTGGTGATATTTACATTGGTGCTGTTGCTATTCGGTGCAAACAAACTGCCAGAGTTGGCACGTTCTCTTGGCCAATTCATGGGCGAATTTAAAAAGGCGCAGAAAGAGGCAGAGTATGAATTGAGCGAGTTCCAGCATTCGAAGAAAGCCGCAGACCAGGCAAAAATCATTAGAATACAGAAACTGGCAAAAGACCTTGGAATCGAAACAGAGGGCAAGACCGAAGACGAATTGCTCGATGAGGTTCAACAGACATTGAGTAAACAATCGGTAGCCAAGAAGCAGAACGTTTAA
- a CDS encoding DUF5679 domain-containing protein → MTEAYCVKCRKKITMKNPQQVTMKNNRKATKGTCPSCSTKVFRIGG, encoded by the coding sequence ATGACCGAAGCATATTGCGTAAAATGTAGAAAGAAAATAACGATGAAAAACCCGCAGCAGGTAACCATGAAAAATAATAGAAAGGCGACCAAGGGCACCTGTCCAAGTTGCAGCACCAAGGTATTTAGAATTGGGGGGTGA